Genomic DNA from Alistipes indistinctus YIT 12060:
GAGTAGTGGCAATGAACGTCGAAACGGGCGAGCGCATCGACCTGACCGACCTGGTGCAGGACAGCACGTTGAGGTGGAACGTTCCGCAAGGCAAGTGGAAACTGATGGCTTTTACTCTCGAACTTGCCGGCAGCTCGAAAATCGACTACATGGACACGACGGCTGTGCGCACATTCATTTCACTGACTTACGACCGTTACGCCGAACGTTTCAGCGACTTCTTCGGCAATACCATTACCAAAACTTTTTTCGACGATGTGGGCTGTTATCCCAACCGATGCTGGAACATCGGTATGAGCGAGCTGTTCGAAAAGCGTTACGGCAAAAAAGCCGTGCTTTATTATCCGGCCCTCTGGTACGATATCGGACCGGAAACGCAAGCCGCCCGTGTCGCCTTTTTCGGCCTGCGCGCCGAGCTGATGGGTGAAGGCTTCCCCCGCATGGTGGCCCAGTGGTGCAACGCACACGGACTCGCCAGCATGGGACACCCGCCCGGCAATTACGAACCCACGGCCGTCGACATGTACGGCGACCCGTTCAAATTCTACCGCCACACCCAGGTCCCGCTGATGGATGCGATCCACGGCTATCCGTTCGGCCGGTCGGGTTTCAAACTGATCAGTTCGGCCGCCGAAGCATTCGACCGCCCGGTGACGGCGGCAGAGTGCTACGGCAACTACCCGGCCGATATGGATTCGTTGATGCTCTACCGCCTGGCGATGGAGCTGATGGCACGCGGCGTCAACTTTTTCGTCCCGCACGGGATGTGGTACGACACCGAGCAGGTAAAGATTCCGCCGCTGATCTCGCACGACAGCAAACTGCTGGGCCCGGCGCTGCACCGTTACAGCGACTACGTGGGCCGCTCGGTAGCGCTGCTGGACGGCGGGCGGCGCGTGACCGACATTGCACTGCTTTATCCGATCCATTCGCTCGAAGCCTGGCACGGCTTCATGCCGGGCCGTCCGGATACGGGCAAAGACGTCCCGCCAGAGAATAACTACAACACGCTCAGCGACTGGCTGACGGGAGAACTGCGGCAAGATTTCACGTTCGTACATCCGGAGCTGTTGCAGGGCAACCTCTATTCTGTCCACGACGGACGGCTGGTACTGAACACCCGGCAGACCCGGCAGGAGTACCGCCTGCTGATTTTACCCGCAGGCAAAGTCATCTCCGCCGAAACGCTGAAACGTATCAAAGAGTTTTACGACAAAGGGGGCCGAATATTGGCGACCGGCCAACTACCGGTACAATCGGCCGAATTCGGCCGGGACACCGAAATAACCGCATTGATCGGACAAATCTTCGGTATCGACCCGACCCGGCCGATGCCCGCAAAAGAGACGTCCGCCGCAAACAAACAGGGGGGCCGGGCAATATTCGTGCCTGCCGTTACACGTGAGACGTTGCGTACGGCAATCGCAAGATTAGTTCCGTCGCCCGATGTCCGCATTCCGCTTCTGGCCGATATGAAAGCTCCTGCGGACAGTCTCGGTGGGCCATTGGGCGTCCTTCGCGACCATCCGCTCACACCGGAGATGCTCGGCATGTTCTCCTACATCCACAAGCAAAAGGAGGGACGCGACATCTACCTGTTCGCAAACTCTACCAACCGGCCGGTGGATACCTGGGTCGAAGTGCGCGGCAAACACCGCCTCGACCGATGGGATCCTTACACGGGCGAAATCGTCCCGTGGCCGGAAACCGAAACCGTCACGAATGCCGCCGGGGAGAAATACACCCGCCTGCACCTGACGCTCGATCCGGTACGGTCGGTTTTTGCCGTAAGCAGATAAGACTGTGCCTGTTTCCTGAGACCGGAAATCAGCGTCCTCCAACTCGCTTTTGTCGCTACCAGAGTACGCTTTGCCTCTTTGGGTTGGATACTTTTGTCCGGTATCGGCAATATGCCTACGGCATACGGACAAATCCACGAAGCCGGGGACTACAGAAAAACCCTTCAACAAAAGACACCGGTTCCGGTGGCACCGTTTACCATTTCTATTTCGCCGCAACGGTTTTCAGCAGATAGCGCTCTCCTGCACGAGCCGGGAAGGTTGTCAGGTAATATCCATCCGAAACCGGAGTACTGACAGCCAACCCGGGAACAGTCCGGGAACGACCCGACGCAGCACCCTGCACCGACACCGGAAGGTCCGTCCGGATCGTACAGGTCCCGTCATGGGTAGCCAGCACCGTTGCTCCGGTCAATCTCCCGCCACTCCAATCCATATCGACCACATAGCCGCCACGGCCCCTCAGACCCTTGACTTCACCCGTACCCCACACCGAAGGCAGCGCGGGCAGCAGGTGCAACTCGCCGAGCTGGCTTTGCAACAGCATTTCGGCGACACCGGCCGTCGCACCGAAGTTGCCGTCGATCTGGAAAGGCGGATGGGCGTCGAACAGGTTCGCATAGATTCCGCTACCGCTGTTCTGATGCGTCTGGTAAGTCAGTCCGGTATTGTCGGTAAGCGTCATGGCATTTTTCAACAGCAAGTGCGCATGGTCTCCGTCGAGCAGGCGCGCCCAGAATGCGATCTTCCACGCCCGGCTCCAGCCGGTACCGAAATCCCCGCGTGCCGCAAGCGTGCGGCGGGCTGCATTCGCATAAAGCGTATCGAGCGCAGGTGAAATCGCACGGCCGGGATAGAGCCCGATCAGGTGCGACACATGGCGGTGCTGGTTTGCAGGGTCGTCTTCCAGGTGTTTCCACTCACGCAACTGCCCCCACGAACCGACTGTCAAACCGTTATCGAGCCGCTCCAACTTGCTTTCGAGCTGATCGACGAACGCCTGGTCCGTACCCAAAATGCGACCGGCCCGGACAGTGTTGTTGAACAGGTCCCAGATCAATTGTTGCGCATAAGGAATCCCCGACTCCCACGGTCCGTGTTCGGGCGACCATTCGTTCGGGGCCACCAACTTGCCGTCATCGTCGACGATCAGCCGGTCGAGCCAGAACCGGCAGGCCGACTTCATCACCGGATAGGCCTCCTGTTCAAGATAATCGCGTTGCGGATCGAACAGGTATTTATCCCAGACGTGCATGCAATACCACGCATTGGCCGGGCGGTTCCAGTTCCAGTCCGAATAACCGAAAATATTATTCTGCGTCTTGAGCGCCCAGCCCCCGCAGTCGAGCTCGCCTGCCATCTTTTTCCACGAATCGTGCAGCTGTGATTCATTGTAAATGTAGCGGGTAAACGGCTCGTGGCACTCGGCCAAATTAGTAGGTTCTGCAGGCCAGTAATTCATCTGCACGTTGATATTCGAGTGGATGTCGCTCTGCCAGGGCGGCGTGTTGCTGTCGTTCCACAACCCTTGCAGGTTCGACGGCAGGTCGAGTCCCGGCCGGGACGAAGCGATGGTCAGGTAACGTCCGTACTGGAAATAAAGCACATCGGCCGCCGGATCGTACTCCCCTTTGCTGTAACGAACGAAAAGCTCATCGGTCGGAAGTTCCGGAGTCGTATTGCCGACATTCAGGGAGAGCCGGTTATACAGTGCATGATAATCGTCCAAGTGCGCTTTCCGCAACGCGGCGTATCCTTTGGAACCGGCACGGGCCGCAACGGTACTCACCTTTCCTTTCCAGTCCGACCGTGTCAGGTAGTCCGGCGATTGGGGATCATAATCCGTCCCGGCGCTCAACAACAGCGTCGCGGCATCGGCTCCGGTCAGCGTCAGCGTAGAATCTCCGGCCTGTAGGGTCCCCCCTTCGTTGAGCACGGTCAATTGCGCTTTATACGACAACAGCGTCAGTTTACCTGAGATGGTAATGCTGTTGCCCGTAACCGTCCTCTGCCCGCCGGTATGGGCATCGTCCATCCGGACGGTAAAACCGATCTTACCTTTTTTGTTCGCGGTAAAACGCATCGCGATCACATCGTCCGGATAACTCGCCAGGTACTCGCGCGTATAAGTCACGCCATCCGCCTTATAAACGACCTTGGCCAACGCATCGTCAAGATCCAGCTCCCGGCGGTAATCGACAGGACCCCTGGGATTATTCCCTCCGGCAGCCCCGAAATCAATAAAAATATCGCCGAAATTCTGGTATGCGCCGCGTTCGGTGGTACTGCCGGTCCAGAGCGTTTTGTCGTTGAACTGAATCCGTTCGACGGGCAATCCGCCGAAAATCATCGCGCCGATGCGTCCGTTACCGACAGGCAACGCCTCGGTCATCCAGTTTGTCGCCGGACGGGTATACCACAGTACCTGTCTGACCGGCTGCGGTTTGGCGGCCATAACCGGTTCCGTCCATAACATTGCAGAACATAGGACCAGTGAGGCCCATACTGCCTTTTTTGCGATCGATTCCAATTGTCTCATATAATCTTGTCTGATAATAATTGCTTTTTACCAGCTTCACCGGACATCGTCCCGCACCCCTTCCAAAATACCGACAACAAGGATACCCCGGGCAGTCCGACCACATATTCCGGACACATATCCGGCTGTGAGGGGTGAAATTACGAATTTTTCCCGAAACGCCGCGACCGAACGGCTTTTAAATCCTCCGGCTTTGTCGTACCTTCGTAAACCTAAACCTGAAAAATCCCGAACCATGAGAAAAATTCTTTGGAGTTCACTGCTGTTTTTTTGCGGAACGCTGCTGAATGCCTGTCAGCCCGGCAACCGGCTTCCGGTCGTCGTCATCACCACTTCCGCCGGAGAGATCACCGCGACGATCGACACGGTCCGTGCCCCGATCTCGGGAGCGAATTTCATGAAGTTGGTCGATGCAGGAGCCTACGATACAGGCGCGACATTTTACCGGGTCGTGCGTCCCGACAACCAACCGGACAACGATGTCAAGATCGACGTTATCCAGGGCGGCCTGCGTAACGATTCGTCGGTAGGCAACCTCACACCGATCGCACACGAAACGACCGAAGCGACCGGCCTGAAACACCTGGACGGAACGCTGTCGATGGCACGCAGCGAACCGGGAAGCGCTTCGTCGGAGTTTTTCATCTGCATCGGCGACCAACCCGAACTGGATTTCAACGGCAAGCGCAACCCGGACGGACAGGGCTTCGCCGCATTCGGCCGGGTAACCGAAGGAATGGATGTCGTCCGGCGAATCCAACAGCTGCAGGATTCGATACAAATCCTCACCGAACCGGTCAAGATCGTTTCGATCCGGCGGGTACAATAAATCCGGGAGAATCCGATCCTGAAATTTAAGGAAATCCGGTTCTTAAAACAGAGATATCACAAGGGCGGCAGTGAAGCCGCCCTTGTGATATGCGTCTATCTTTTGATTTACTTTTGGGGAACCGGATCATTTAGAACCGGGCCGCCTTACATCTCCAACGTCACGACATAGTCGATATCGGTCGGAACTTCGCCCAGTCGCAACAGCACGCCGTCCTTATCCTGCGTGAACTTCACTGGAGCTCCGTCCACGAAGCGGGTCGCCTTCTTCACCTTTTTATCGGTAATCGGCAGGAAGAGGCCGTCGTCCTGCAGGTTCAGGATATGCACATAAAGTTTGTTGTCTTTTTGCGTGGTAACACCCCATTCGCGCTGCGGAATGATCCCGCCGCGGGTTCCGTAGACCGTTTCGCCGTAGACCTTCATCCAATCGCCGATCTCGCGGAAGCGCTCGAGTGCAAGCGCAGGTATCTCGCCGTTGGGTTGCGGGCCGATGTTCAGCAACAGGTTCGCGTTATTGCCGGCGGCTTTCACGAGATACTGAATCAACTCCTTGCCCGACTTGTAATTCTGGTCGTTGATCTTATAACCCCACATGCCGTTCATTGTCTGGCAGGTTTCGAGCGGCAGCGTACCGATCTCCGAATCGGGGGAATGTCCGGCGGTGTTCTGTCCGGGCAGGTCGCGCTCGAACATCTGGAAATCCTCGCCATCGAACGGTTTCTGGTGGTGATTGTTACCGATCAGGCAACCCGGCTGGATTTTGTGGATCACCGCATATTGCTTATCCAACTGCCAGTCCTTATCGAAAGGCTTGTCCCACCAGCCGTCGAACCAGATCGCTCCGATCGGGCCATAGTTGGTCAGCAGTTCGGAGAGTTGGTTGTTCATAAAATTCCAATAGTCGCTCCACTGGCCATGTTCGGTACGGCCCGTGTTATGGCCGCAGCGTCCCAGCGGATAATAGTCGGGACGAGTCCAATCCATGTGGGAATAGTAGAAATTAAGCGTAATTCCCTGTTTCTTACACTCGTCGGCCAGCTCTTTGATGATGTCGCGGCCGAAAGGCGTCGCTTTCACGATATTGTAATCCGAATACTTCGTATCGAACATCGAGAAACCGTCGTGATGACGCGACGTGATTGTAATGTATTTTGCGCCGGCATTTTTAATGGCCGACACCCAGGCAGCGGCATCGAATTTCGACGGATAGAATCCGGAAGCGAGTTTCGCATACTCTTTAGCGTCGAGTTTGTTCAGTTCGAGCGCCCATTCGCCGTCACCGAGCATACTGTAGATGCCCCAATGGATGAAGACGCCGAATTTGTCGTCCTGGAACTTTTCACGGTTGCGCAGGTTCTCCTCCGTAGGCACATACTTGTCCTGTGCGGAAGCCTGCAACGAGAAGGCCGCCAGTAGCAGCAACGATACAAAGATTTTTTTCATAACAGAATCGGTCAGTAAGTGATTTGCTCCCAAAGATAGCAAAAATCCGCTCACCTCCTATTTTTCCCCCATTTAAACAAAAACATACTCGTTTAGTGCCTGCAACGCCCGGCTCTTATCGCTGCTCCGCATCACGAGCGCAACGTTGCTGCTACTCTCCCCATAGGAGATCATCCGCACCGGAATATCACGGAGCGCACCGATAATCCTGGCTTCGAAACCGACATTGTGCCACTCCAAGTCTCCCACAACACAAACGATCACCATGTCTTTTTCAACCGTAACCTCTGCGTATTTGCCCAATTCCGCGACAATTTCCTGTAAGCGCTGCGGATCGTCGATCGATACCGAGATATTTACTTCGGAAGTGGTCACCAGATCGACCGGTGTTTTACAGCGTGCGAAAACGCCGAATACTTTGCTGATGAATTTGTAGGCCGGCAGCGACCGTGAAGCCCGGATTTTAATATAAGTGATATTGTCTTTGGCCGCTACGGCTTTAATTTTACCCTTTTCAGCACATTCGGTAATCAGCGTGCCGGGTGCCTCCGGCTGCATCGTATTGAGCAATCGGACCGGAATACGGTGTTTCTCGGCGGGCTGGATACAAAGCGGATGCAGGATTTTCGCGCCGAAATAGGCCAGCCGGGATGCCTCGTCGAAACTGAGCAACCGTACCGGAACCGTATTAGACACTATGCGCGGATCATTGTTGTGCAGTCCGTCGATATCGGTCCATATTTGAATTTCTTCCGCCCTTACTGCCGCTCCGATTAACGATGCCGTATAATCGCTGCCCCCGCGTTGCAGGTTATCGATCTCTCCGGCCGCATTGCGGCAAATATAGCCTTGCGTGATGAACAGGGAGCACTTGCGGTGCTGTCGCAAATATTTGCACAAATTGCGGCGGATGAACCGCCCATCGGGTTCGCCGTTACCGCCCAGCCGCATAAATTCCAATGCCGGCAGCACTACGGACTCTATATTCATCTCTTTCAGGCATAGGTGCATCAATAACGTGGAAAGTAACTCTCCCTGTGCCAATATCACTTTTTCATTCTCGGGTGTATAACCGGCCTGAGGCATTTTCCATAGAGTACGGAAACAATCCGTCATCCCATCCACAGCCAACCGGCGGCAACTCTCCGTACCAAACAGGTCATTGACTGTTTCCACATATTTGAACTCAAGTTGCCCGACCAGTTCACCAAACCGGAAACGGTCACCGTCTTTAAGTGTTCCGGCTATTTCCACCAAGGTGTTGGTTGTCCCCGACATAGCCGACAATACAACGATTTTAGGGGATTTATTCCCGATAAGCCCTGCGACTTTCCGAATCTGGACAGCGGATCCTACCGAAGTGCCGCCGAATTTCATCACTCTCATTTTATATTCTGATTTTAGTAAATTATTTTCCCTTATAACCTCACTTCATTCTTTTTACCCTTCCATTTTGGCAAGGATGATTTGTCAAAATGGGAAACCTCACGGTCCGGATGTGATTGCCCAAGCGGCCATTTCAGCGGAATAACCAATCGCAAAAGCAATATCCAACAGATTAATAATAAAATTATTACCATCTCATCATCGTTTTACAAACCCCATTTTCAGGCCCTATTCCATTGACCGGCATTCCCGGACTCGTTGTATATCACGACAAGCCGGATGCCGGGACTGGCGATTAAACTCCGGAGCTTTTTGCGCGAATTCCATACGCCTTTAGACGAAAATCCGGGTGAAATCGTTATCTTTGAAAGCACTTGTTAAATCCATACTGAAAACCAGACATGAATAAAACTCTCTGCTTATCTCTTTGTCTGCTGGCGGGCGCAGCCACCCTGTCGGCCCAGCAGCGCAGCGCGGTAGACCAGGTCAACCCGATCATCGGCACCAACAAAATGGGACACGTTTTCCCCGGTGCCTGCGTACCGCACGGAATCGTTGCGCTGAGTCCCGACACGGACACCATCCCGCACAACATCGACGGAGTCTACCAGCCGCGCGCATACGAATACTGTGCGGGATACCAGCACAAAGATTCGACGATCGTCGGCTTCAGCCACACCCACTTCAGCGGCACCGGCCACTCCGATCTGGGCGACATCCTGATCATGCCGACCACCGGAGCATTGAAGCTCAACCCGGGCACGGCGACCGATCCGGATGCGGGCTACCGTTCGCGGTTCTCGCATGATACCGAAATCGCCACGCCGGGCTATTACGAAGTGATGCTCGACGACTACGGCGTAAAAGCGCAGTTGACCGCTACCGAGCGCACGGGCGTGCATCGCTACACCTATCCGGCTGACGCCGATACGTCTCGCATCATCCTCGACATGAACCATGCGATCTACAACTACGACGGCAAGGTGCTGTGGGCGAGCGTACAGGTCGTGAACGACTCCACGCTGGTGGGTTACCGCATCACAAACGGCTGGGCACGGGCGAACTACACCTATTTTGCGATGAAGTTCTCGAAGCCTTTCAACAACTACGGCTACATCGACCACAAGAAACCCAAATACATGGGTCATCTGGCCAAATTCAAGCCGAACCGTAATTTCCCCGATATTCAGGGACGCCAGATCGTATGCTACTTCGATTTCGATTTGGGCAACGACCCGACGCTCGATATCAAAGTGGGACTGTCGGCCGTCAGCACCGAAGGGGCAATGAAGAACCTCGAAGCCGAAGCCGGCAACAAAACTTTCGAACAGATCGCCGCCGAAGCTCGTGCAAAATGGGCCAAGGAGCTGAACGTCATCGAAGCCGAAGGCAGCGACGACCAACTGGCGATGCTCTATACGTCGCTTTACCACACACTGATCAACCCGTCGGTTTACATGGACGTGGACGGCCAGTACCGCGGCCTCGACCAGAACATCCACAAGGCCGAAGGCTTTACCAATTACACCATCTTCTCGCTGTGGGATACGTACCGCGCCCTGATGCCCCTCTACAACATCATCAACCGCGAACGCAACACCGACATGGTCGAATCGATGCTGAAGCACTACGAGCAGAGCATCCACCACGCACTGCCGGTATGGTCGCACATGGGCAATGAAAACTTCTGCATGATCGGCTACCACGCCGTTCCTGTACTGGCCGACGCGATCACCAAAGGCATCAAGGTAGACAAGCCGCTCGCACTGGAAGCGATGGTCAGCAGTTCGACCATTCCTTACTACGGCAACCTGAAAGAGTATATGGAACTGGGCTACGTTCCGTTCGACAAAAATCCGACAGGAGCGTCGAACACGCTGGAATATGCATTCGACGACTGGACGATCTACAACACGGCCAAAAATATGGGCAA
This window encodes:
- a CDS encoding aspartate kinase, with amino-acid sequence MRVMKFGGTSVGSAVQIRKVAGLIGNKSPKIVVLSAMSGTTNTLVEIAGTLKDGDRFRFGELVGQLEFKYVETVNDLFGTESCRRLAVDGMTDCFRTLWKMPQAGYTPENEKVILAQGELLSTLLMHLCLKEMNIESVVLPALEFMRLGGNGEPDGRFIRRNLCKYLRQHRKCSLFITQGYICRNAAGEIDNLQRGGSDYTASLIGAAVRAEEIQIWTDIDGLHNNDPRIVSNTVPVRLLSFDEASRLAYFGAKILHPLCIQPAEKHRIPVRLLNTMQPEAPGTLITECAEKGKIKAVAAKDNITYIKIRASRSLPAYKFISKVFGVFARCKTPVDLVTTSEVNISVSIDDPQRLQEIVAELGKYAEVTVEKDMVIVCVVGDLEWHNVGFEARIIGALRDIPVRMISYGESSSNVALVMRSSDKSRALQALNEYVFV
- a CDS encoding glycoside hydrolase family 95 protein, which gives rise to MAAKPQPVRQVLWYTRPATNWMTEALPVGNGRIGAMIFGGLPVERIQFNDKTLWTGSTTERGAYQNFGDIFIDFGAAGGNNPRGPVDYRRELDLDDALAKVVYKADGVTYTREYLASYPDDVIAMRFTANKKGKIGFTVRMDDAHTGGQRTVTGNSITISGKLTLLSYKAQLTVLNEGGTLQAGDSTLTLTGADAATLLLSAGTDYDPQSPDYLTRSDWKGKVSTVAARAGSKGYAALRKAHLDDYHALYNRLSLNVGNTTPELPTDELFVRYSKGEYDPAADVLYFQYGRYLTIASSRPGLDLPSNLQGLWNDSNTPPWQSDIHSNINVQMNYWPAEPTNLAECHEPFTRYIYNESQLHDSWKKMAGELDCGGWALKTQNNIFGYSDWNWNRPANAWYCMHVWDKYLFDPQRDYLEQEAYPVMKSACRFWLDRLIVDDDGKLVAPNEWSPEHGPWESGIPYAQQLIWDLFNNTVRAGRILGTDQAFVDQLESKLERLDNGLTVGSWGQLREWKHLEDDPANQHRHVSHLIGLYPGRAISPALDTLYANAARRTLAARGDFGTGWSRAWKIAFWARLLDGDHAHLLLKNAMTLTDNTGLTYQTHQNSGSGIYANLFDAHPPFQIDGNFGATAGVAEMLLQSQLGELHLLPALPSVWGTGEVKGLRGRGGYVVDMDWSGGRLTGATVLATHDGTCTIRTDLPVSVQGAASGRSRTVPGLAVSTPVSDGYYLTTFPARAGERYLLKTVAAK
- a CDS encoding alpha-L-fucosidase → MKKIFVSLLLLAAFSLQASAQDKYVPTEENLRNREKFQDDKFGVFIHWGIYSMLGDGEWALELNKLDAKEYAKLASGFYPSKFDAAAWVSAIKNAGAKYITITSRHHDGFSMFDTKYSDYNIVKATPFGRDIIKELADECKKQGITLNFYYSHMDWTRPDYYPLGRCGHNTGRTEHGQWSDYWNFMNNQLSELLTNYGPIGAIWFDGWWDKPFDKDWQLDKQYAVIHKIQPGCLIGNNHHQKPFDGEDFQMFERDLPGQNTAGHSPDSEIGTLPLETCQTMNGMWGYKINDQNYKSGKELIQYLVKAAGNNANLLLNIGPQPNGEIPALALERFREIGDWMKVYGETVYGTRGGIIPQREWGVTTQKDNKLYVHILNLQDDGLFLPITDKKVKKATRFVDGAPVKFTQDKDGVLLRLGEVPTDIDYVVTLEM
- a CDS encoding peptidylprolyl isomerase, whose amino-acid sequence is MRKILWSSLLFFCGTLLNACQPGNRLPVVVITTSAGEITATIDTVRAPISGANFMKLVDAGAYDTGATFYRVVRPDNQPDNDVKIDVIQGGLRNDSSVGNLTPIAHETTEATGLKHLDGTLSMARSEPGSASSEFFICIGDQPELDFNGKRNPDGQGFAAFGRVTEGMDVVRRIQQLQDSIQILTEPVKIVSIRRVQ
- a CDS encoding GH92 family glycosyl hydrolase, with product MNKTLCLSLCLLAGAATLSAQQRSAVDQVNPIIGTNKMGHVFPGACVPHGIVALSPDTDTIPHNIDGVYQPRAYEYCAGYQHKDSTIVGFSHTHFSGTGHSDLGDILIMPTTGALKLNPGTATDPDAGYRSRFSHDTEIATPGYYEVMLDDYGVKAQLTATERTGVHRYTYPADADTSRIILDMNHAIYNYDGKVLWASVQVVNDSTLVGYRITNGWARANYTYFAMKFSKPFNNYGYIDHKKPKYMGHLAKFKPNRNFPDIQGRQIVCYFDFDLGNDPTLDIKVGLSAVSTEGAMKNLEAEAGNKTFEQIAAEARAKWAKELNVIEAEGSDDQLAMLYTSLYHTLINPSVYMDVDGQYRGLDQNIHKAEGFTNYTIFSLWDTYRALMPLYNIINRERNTDMVESMLKHYEQSIHHALPVWSHMGNENFCMIGYHAVPVLADAITKGIKVDKPLALEAMVSSSTIPYYGNLKEYMELGYVPFDKNPTGASNTLEYAFDDWTIYNTAKNMGKTEIADTYKKRALNYRNTFDKNLGLARARYSDGTWKKDFHPLGTHGEGFLEGNSWNYSFYVPQDVEGLKAYMGGDKRFIQKLDSLFTMYLPDEFFAETEDVTREGILGNYVHGNEVSQHIPYLYAWTSEPWKTQYWVREIMNKMYQNNIDGLCGNDDCGQMSAWYIFTAMGFYPVAPGTDQYVIGAPYLPYMKVNLGDGKSLTIRADKVSDKNRYVQSVTLNGEPIKTAYLTHNQIMGGGELNFVMGPKPNKKRTFTPEQRPYSLTQGE
- a CDS encoding glycosyl hydrolase, which encodes MKINPRKTTFYAIIAATVVALGIIVYGRDSFYRRDSWKNDFVNPPSRFRPQPFWHLNGHLTTEGIRKQVQDAYRKDGFGGVAILPLSPEKSWTNGEMTPGTTPEYMTEGYFERYEDILECSAEQGTEVILYDDINFPSGTAWNRIRDEFPHLTKKQLSMRERDFTGPATVTETIPVHGQFMGVVAMNVETGERIDLTDLVQDSTLRWNVPQGKWKLMAFTLELAGSSKIDYMDTTAVRTFISLTYDRYAERFSDFFGNTITKTFFDDVGCYPNRCWNIGMSELFEKRYGKKAVLYYPALWYDIGPETQAARVAFFGLRAELMGEGFPRMVAQWCNAHGLASMGHPPGNYEPTAVDMYGDPFKFYRHTQVPLMDAIHGYPFGRSGFKLISSAAEAFDRPVTAAECYGNYPADMDSLMLYRLAMELMARGVNFFVPHGMWYDTEQVKIPPLISHDSKLLGPALHRYSDYVGRSVALLDGGRRVTDIALLYPIHSLEAWHGFMPGRPDTGKDVPPENNYNTLSDWLTGELRQDFTFVHPELLQGNLYSVHDGRLVLNTRQTRQEYRLLILPAGKVISAETLKRIKEFYDKGGRILATGQLPVQSAEFGRDTEITALIGQIFGIDPTRPMPAKETSAANKQGGRAIFVPAVTRETLRTAIARLVPSPDVRIPLLADMKAPADSLGGPLGVLRDHPLTPEMLGMFSYIHKQKEGRDIYLFANSTNRPVDTWVEVRGKHRLDRWDPYTGEIVPWPETETVTNAAGEKYTRLHLTLDPVRSVFAVSR